One genomic window of Desulfuromonas sp. AOP6 includes the following:
- a CDS encoding phosphoribosylaminoimidazolesuccinocarboxamide synthase, with protein sequence MTPVLMQANCPDLKLVNRGKVRDIFDLGEHLLIVTSDRISAFDVIMNEGIPNKGFVLTQISKFWFDQMQDIIPNHVIATDMDDFPTETHKYRDQLEGRSMLVKKAKPLPVECIVRGYISGSGWKEYQKQGSICGIPLPAGMVESQKLPTPIFTPSTKAELGEHDENIAFDKVVELCGLEMAEAARQATLAIYERARDIADGKGIIIADTKFEFGLYEGELIWIDEALSPDSSRFWPKDLYQPGGAQPSFDKQFLRDYLETLDWGKKAPAPSLPEEIVHKTGEKYMEALTRLTGISL encoded by the coding sequence ATGACGCCGGTCTTAATGCAAGCCAATTGCCCCGATCTCAAACTGGTAAATCGAGGCAAGGTCCGTGATATCTTCGACCTTGGTGAACATCTGCTGATTGTCACCAGCGACCGTATCTCCGCCTTCGATGTCATCATGAACGAAGGCATCCCCAACAAGGGATTTGTACTGACCCAGATTTCCAAGTTCTGGTTCGACCAGATGCAGGACATCATTCCCAATCATGTCATTGCCACCGACATGGATGATTTCCCAACGGAAACCCACAAATATCGCGACCAGCTCGAAGGGCGCAGCATGCTGGTCAAAAAGGCCAAGCCCCTGCCCGTCGAATGCATTGTGCGCGGCTACATTTCGGGTTCCGGCTGGAAGGAATACCAGAAGCAGGGGAGTATCTGCGGCATCCCCCTGCCGGCAGGAATGGTAGAAAGCCAGAAACTGCCTACTCCCATCTTCACGCCCTCCACCAAGGCTGAACTCGGCGAACACGATGAAAACATTGCCTTTGACAAGGTCGTAGAGCTTTGCGGTCTTGAGATGGCAGAGGCAGCCCGCCAAGCTACCCTGGCAATCTACGAAAGAGCACGCGACATTGCGGACGGTAAAGGCATTATCATTGCTGATACAAAATTCGAATTCGGTCTTTATGAGGGAGAATTGATCTGGATTGACGAAGCCCTCTCGCCCGACTCCTCCCGTTTCTGGCCTAAGGACCTGTACCAGCCTGGTGGTGCGCAACCGAGCTTCGACAAGCAATTCCTGAGGGACTACCTGGAAACTCTCGACTGGGGCAAAAAAGCCCCCGCCCCCAGCCTTCCCGAAGAGATCGTCCACAAAACAGGCGAGAAATACATGGAAGCTCTCACCCGGCTGACGGGGATCTCCCTGTAA